A region of Nitrospirota bacterium DNA encodes the following proteins:
- a CDS encoding alpha-amylase: MLYEINAAAWLHELSVQYGASLSAGEVPVHEWDKIAYRGFHYVWFMGIWKRSQAGKTYFREAEEYRSLYNAVLPGWTEKDIIGSPYSIAAYEPDPLIGTWEDIDRVRAELRKRGIGLILDFVPNHTGPDHPWVMDHPDYYIQGTEDDFRRAPAAFFSIQNDNKVFYIARGRDPYFAPWPDTAQLNYFNTEMRAALISELKNIAGHCDGVRCDMAMLILNEIFSKTWEQIGHNWVHKPDRKEFWTEVRDELPETLLMAEAYWDKEWTLQQLGFDYTYDKRLYDRIVSFSAPDIYLHLKADISFQNKMTRFIENHDEPRSADIFGGDRLMTATILFSTLPGMKLYQQGQLEGKKIKLPVQLRRVKTEEPDEDVRCFYEKLLAITKQSVFHDGEWQLKEVFPFADESFQNLIAFTWKSSLQTILVVVNLGWNLSQGRIPLKDELAEEGNYLLIDGLNNQKYMRSGVDMATVGLHVILDGYKAHIFDLIPEQ, from the coding sequence TTGCTCTATGAAATAAATGCTGCTGCCTGGCTTCATGAATTATCCGTACAATATGGAGCCTCGTTAAGTGCTGGAGAGGTCCCTGTCCATGAGTGGGACAAAATCGCATACAGAGGCTTTCATTATGTCTGGTTCATGGGGATCTGGAAGAGGAGTCAGGCCGGGAAGACATATTTCCGGGAGGCAGAGGAATACCGATCTCTCTATAATGCTGTGCTGCCCGGATGGACAGAGAAGGATATCATCGGCTCGCCGTACTCGATTGCTGCATACGAACCTGATCCCTTAATCGGGACCTGGGAAGATATCGACAGAGTACGCGCAGAGCTTCGCAAACGCGGTATTGGGCTTATCCTTGATTTTGTCCCTAACCACACAGGTCCTGATCATCCCTGGGTCATGGATCATCCTGACTATTATATCCAAGGGACTGAAGATGACTTTCGGCGTGCTCCTGCGGCTTTCTTTTCGATTCAGAACGATAACAAGGTGTTCTATATCGCGAGAGGGAGAGATCCCTATTTCGCTCCCTGGCCTGACACTGCCCAATTGAATTATTTCAATACTGAAATGCGCGCTGCGCTGATCAGCGAGCTGAAAAATATAGCTGGACATTGCGATGGCGTAAGATGTGACATGGCTATGCTTATCCTTAATGAAATATTTTCCAAAACCTGGGAGCAGATCGGCCATAACTGGGTTCATAAACCAGATAGAAAGGAATTCTGGACAGAAGTCAGAGACGAACTCCCGGAAACACTTCTGATGGCTGAGGCATACTGGGATAAAGAATGGACGTTGCAGCAACTGGGGTTCGATTATACATATGATAAAAGACTATACGACAGGATAGTCTCTTTCTCTGCACCGGATATTTATCTTCACCTGAAGGCAGATATTTCGTTCCAGAATAAAATGACCCGCTTCATAGAAAATCACGACGAGCCAAGGAGCGCTGATATCTTTGGAGGGGATCGTCTTATGACCGCAACGATTCTTTTTTCAACCTTGCCGGGAATGAAGCTCTATCAACAAGGACAGCTTGAGGGTAAGAAAATCAAACTTCCGGTGCAACTCCGTAGGGTCAAAACTGAGGAACCTGATGAGGATGTTAGGTGCTTTTACGAAAAATTGCTCGCCATCACAAAACAGTCTGTCTTTCATGATGGCGAGTGGCAACTGAAAGAAGTCTTTCCTTTTGCAGATGAGAGCTTTCAGAACCTCATAGCCTTTACGTGGAAATCATCCCTGCAGACCATTCTTGTGGTTGTTAATCTGGGCTGGAACCTCTCACAGGGTAGAATACCTCTAAAGGATGAACTTGCCGAGGAGGGAAATTATCTCCTCATCGATGGACTGAACAATCAGAAATATATGCGTAGCGGTGTGGATATGGCTACTGTCGGATTGCATGTGATACTCGATGGGTACAAGGCCCATATATTTGACCTTATTCCTGAGCAGTAG
- a CDS encoding FAD-dependent oxidoreductase, with protein MTQYDYDIGILGGGSAGLTIAAGAAQFGAKTLLIDKEDKLGGDCLHYGCVPSKTLIKTAHVYHLMKNASQFGLPRHEIMPVDFRDVSNRIRSVIATIQKHDSVERFCGLGAKVEFGNAVFKNEYTVSLNGKDITAKSWVIATGSSPAIPKVDGLDQTPFITNRDVFYLDRLPKSMIVLGAGPISTEMAQAFCRLGSEVTVIQRSGQILGKEDRDMADAVMQNLASEGVKYYLNAAILSVKDLGSAREITVKLKSGATEVIRAEAILVALGREPNLKGLGLENAGVEYDGKGLKLDSRLRTSQKHIYGAGDVTGTYQFTHAAGYEGSVVLTNAILHLPRKADYTFFPWCTYTDPELANIGMNEAAAKEAGLNYAVWTEEFKMNDRGLAEGEGLGRIKLVLDGKEKPLGVQILGLHAGELIGEWVAALNGGVKLSALAGAVHPYPTLAEINKRVVGNYFAGKIFSDKVKKTLKFFFSLRGRACG; from the coding sequence ATGACGCAATATGATTATGACATAGGTATTCTTGGCGGTGGTTCGGCAGGGCTTACGATTGCCGCGGGAGCTGCACAGTTCGGCGCAAAAACACTGCTCATAGACAAGGAAGATAAACTTGGAGGCGATTGCCTTCATTATGGCTGCGTTCCGAGCAAAACTCTTATCAAGACCGCACATGTATATCATCTTATGAAGAACGCATCTCAGTTCGGACTCCCCCGGCATGAAATAATGCCAGTGGATTTCAGGGATGTCTCAAACCGTATAAGATCGGTTATCGCCACTATTCAGAAACATGATTCCGTTGAGAGATTCTGCGGACTTGGTGCAAAAGTAGAATTCGGCAATGCCGTATTCAAGAATGAATATACGGTCAGTCTGAACGGAAAGGATATAACAGCCAAGAGTTGGGTCATTGCTACTGGTTCATCACCTGCTATTCCGAAGGTGGATGGGCTTGACCAAACGCCATTCATAACAAACAGAGACGTCTTCTATCTCGATAGATTGCCGAAGTCCATGATCGTGCTTGGTGCAGGTCCCATATCAACCGAAATGGCGCAGGCATTCTGCAGGCTTGGTTCTGAAGTCACGGTTATTCAGCGAAGCGGCCAGATCCTCGGCAAAGAAGACAGAGATATGGCTGACGCTGTGATGCAGAATCTTGCCTCTGAAGGGGTGAAATATTACCTCAATGCCGCCATTCTCTCTGTCAAAGACCTTGGCTCTGCGCGCGAGATTACGGTCAAGCTGAAAAGCGGAGCAACAGAGGTCATCAGAGCAGAAGCGATTCTTGTCGCTCTTGGGCGGGAGCCCAATCTGAAGGGGTTGGGACTCGAAAATGCCGGAGTTGAGTATGACGGCAAGGGGCTCAAGCTTGACAGCAGACTGAGAACATCACAGAAACATATCTACGGGGCCGGAGACGTTACCGGAACCTATCAGTTCACACACGCTGCCGGCTATGAGGGAAGTGTTGTGCTGACCAACGCGATACTGCATCTGCCACGCAAGGCTGATTACACCTTTTTCCCCTGGTGCACCTATACCGATCCTGAGCTTGCGAATATAGGGATGAACGAGGCCGCGGCCAAGGAGGCTGGGTTGAACTATGCTGTCTGGACGGAAGAGTTCAAAATGAACGATAGGGGGCTGGCTGAGGGAGAAGGGCTCGGTAGAATAAAACTTGTGCTCGATGGAAAGGAAAAACCGCTTGGTGTCCAGATACTCGGCCTGCACGCGGGGGAGCTGATCGGTGAATGGGTTGCTGCGCTGAACGGAGGAGTGAAACTCTCTGCACTTGCCGGGGCAGTACATCCCTATCCGACGCTTGCTGAGATCAACAAGAGGGTTGTGGGAAATTACTTTGCCGGGAAGATCTTCTCAGACAAGGTTAAGAAGACGCTTAAGTTTTTCTTCAGTCTCAGGGGCAGGGCCTGCGGATAA
- a CDS encoding redoxin domain-containing protein: protein MLDFERNITEFNKQNIQVIAASVDGLEQAHETVARYKLSFKVGYGVDSKEISSKTGAFYQKEKGYIHGTGFVVNSEGIIVNGLYSTSAIGRLIPADCLGLIGYYMKKQSEVTNVK from the coding sequence TTGCTTGACTTCGAAAGAAACATAACTGAGTTTAATAAACAGAATATTCAGGTCATTGCCGCTTCTGTGGATGGACTGGAGCAGGCACATGAGACTGTTGCGCGGTATAAACTTTCGTTCAAGGTCGGTTATGGGGTTGATTCAAAAGAGATATCATCCAAAACCGGAGCATTCTATCAAAAGGAAAAAGGTTATATTCACGGAACAGGTTTTGTCGTAAACTCTGAAGGAATTATCGTAAACGGACTTTACAGCACATCGGCAATCGGCCGCCTCATACCAGCAGACTGCCTTGGACTCATAGGCTATTACATGAAGAAGCAGTCAGAAGTCACGAATGTGAAATAA
- a CDS encoding TVP38/TMEM64 family protein, protein MSDNKENKRNLLQKLVIGIVLLSAIVAFKIFDLGQYLTLSYIKASQARFALLYAENRLMVILAYGAIYVLATALSLPGAAVLTLAGGALLGLWTGTLAVSFASTIGATLACIVSRFILRDWVQTKVGDKLKTVNDGIEKEGAFYLFTLRLIPIFPFWLINLVMGLTKMPLRRFFWVSQLGMLPGTIVYVNAGKELSKIDSLSGILSPGLIISFVLLGLFPLIVRKGLSLYKTRKDRKHSNE, encoded by the coding sequence ATGAGTGACAACAAAGAAAATAAGAGAAATCTTCTCCAAAAGTTAGTAATTGGTATCGTCCTGCTGTCAGCCATCGTTGCCTTTAAGATATTCGACCTCGGGCAGTATTTGACACTTTCCTATATAAAGGCGTCGCAGGCGAGGTTTGCCCTTCTCTATGCTGAAAATAGGCTGATGGTCATTCTTGCGTATGGAGCGATATATGTGCTTGCAACTGCTTTATCCCTGCCGGGTGCTGCAGTTTTGACACTTGCCGGAGGAGCTCTCCTTGGTCTCTGGACTGGAACCCTTGCGGTCTCTTTTGCAAGTACGATCGGCGCGACTCTTGCCTGCATTGTCTCCCGATTCATTCTGCGCGACTGGGTACAAACGAAGGTCGGCGATAAGCTGAAAACAGTTAATGATGGAATCGAAAAGGAGGGGGCTTTTTATCTTTTTACACTCAGGTTGATCCCCATATTCCCATTCTGGCTTATAAATCTGGTTATGGGGCTTACAAAGATGCCTCTGCGGAGATTCTTCTGGGTATCACAGTTGGGCATGCTGCCGGGAACCATTGTGTATGTAAATGCCGGGAAGGAACTCTCAAAGATAGATTCTCTCTCCGGAATTCTTTCTCCAGGACTGATTATCTCCTTTGTCTTACTCGGACTCTTTCCACTCATTGTCAGGAAAGGGCTGTCTCTCTATAAAACGAGAAAAGATAGGAAGCATTCCAATGAATAA
- a CDS encoding glucokinase has protein sequence MTDQQVIKRSTILAADIGGTNSRFASFSSDDEGKLIMLSQSWLKTANADSFGSLINKLISTDFPLKPADTDVVGIAIAGPIENDTISSPPLIPWRIDISEIQKDLGFKKTFLINDFVAQAYACLSPVGKVAQTVLPGKAVRDATIAVIGAGTGLGKALLAPDGRGNYRALPSEGAHADFPFVTERENEFMKFLMQTAGISHVTYNHVVSGSGLSAVHRFLTGEQLTPQEVAKGFDNHPETLSWISHFYGRACRNFALETLALGGLFIAGGVAARNPIIVNHKAFKDEFYMSNTMGHLLRDIPVRLITDQNSGLWGVAVKAVMDLQGKEAYQHE, from the coding sequence ATGACTGATCAGCAGGTCATCAAACGATCAACCATCCTTGCCGCGGATATTGGCGGCACGAACAGTCGTTTTGCATCCTTTTCGTCTGATGATGAAGGGAAGCTTATAATGCTTTCTCAATCCTGGCTGAAGACCGCAAATGCTGATTCATTTGGATCTCTGATAAACAAGCTGATTAGCACTGATTTTCCTCTTAAACCAGCGGATACCGATGTTGTAGGAATCGCAATTGCCGGTCCAATTGAAAACGACACAATAAGCTCCCCGCCGCTAATCCCCTGGCGAATCGATATTTCTGAGATACAGAAGGACTTAGGATTCAAAAAAACCTTTCTTATTAATGACTTTGTTGCCCAGGCATATGCCTGCCTGTCCCCTGTCGGCAAAGTGGCACAAACAGTTCTTCCCGGAAAGGCAGTTCGTGATGCAACCATTGCGGTGATAGGAGCAGGCACAGGATTGGGCAAGGCGCTTTTGGCGCCTGACGGGAGGGGGAATTACCGTGCTTTGCCATCCGAAGGCGCCCATGCAGATTTTCCTTTTGTGACAGAGAGGGAAAACGAGTTTATGAAATTTCTCATGCAGACTGCCGGGATTTCACATGTCACCTACAACCACGTTGTATCAGGCAGCGGACTGAGTGCCGTGCATCGTTTCCTTACCGGGGAACAACTGACGCCACAAGAGGTTGCAAAAGGCTTTGATAATCACCCCGAGACGCTTTCATGGATAAGCCACTTTTACGGCAGGGCGTGCCGCAATTTTGCCCTTGAAACCCTGGCCCTTGGAGGGCTGTTTATTGCCGGAGGCGTTGCTGCAAGAAACCCTATTATAGTAAACCATAAAGCCTTTAAGGACGAGTTTTATATGTCCAATACTATGGGGCATCTCCTCCGAGACATACCTGTCAGGCTGATTACGGATCAGAATAGCGGCCTCTGGGGCGTTGCAGTCAAGGCTGTGATGGACCTACAGGGAAAGGAAGCATATCAGCATGAGTGA
- a CDS encoding DUF2934 domain-containing protein, whose amino-acid sequence MDKSNEFYQEIAEVAYEIYVKRGSHGQDFDDWLEAEKIVMARLSAQTSGKKIASAASGKKKAGKQA is encoded by the coding sequence ATGGACAAAAGCAATGAATTCTACCAGGAGATAGCAGAGGTCGCCTATGAGATATATGTGAAGAGAGGGTCTCACGGGCAGGATTTTGATGACTGGCTGGAGGCCGAGAAGATTGTTATGGCCAGGCTGTCTGCACAAACATCAGGTAAAAAGATAGCGTCTGCTGCTTCCGGAAAGAAGAAAGCTGGGAAGCAGGCCTGA
- a CDS encoding XRE family transcriptional regulator, with amino-acid sequence MAKPFKTLLDKMSPEAIKAIDQKTQQLLKELPLQELRQARHLSQMQLANVLHVQQGAISKLERRTDMYVSTLRSFIKAMGGDLKIIAQFPDGEIQINQFEEVGETSKQS; translated from the coding sequence ATGGCAAAACCATTTAAGACTCTGTTAGATAAAATGAGTCCGGAGGCAATAAAGGCTATTGATCAAAAAACCCAGCAGCTGCTGAAAGAACTACCGCTCCAAGAGCTTCGGCAGGCTCGACATCTAAGCCAGATGCAATTGGCAAATGTGTTGCACGTTCAGCAAGGCGCTATTTCCAAACTCGAACGCCGAACAGATATGTACGTGAGCACGCTGCGCAGCTTCATCAAAGCTATGGGCGGTGACCTGAAAATTATTGCACAGTTCCCCGATGGCGAGATTCAGATTAACCAGTTTGAGGAAGTAGGCGAGACCAGCAAGCAATCTTAG
- a CDS encoding ATP-binding protein produces the protein MLIDFSVTNFRSIQKKQTFSFAAAKGSELAETNTFQSPIAKLPNLVRSAVMYGANASGKSNVLRALGLMHFLVLNSFSTLSEGQPIPVVPFIFDSESSKAPSEFEITFIVDSVRYQYGFAATQQRIHEEWLVAYPEGKPQRWFERIFDPKTFSYEWQFSRSFIGQKEVIKTATRANALFLSTAIQLNNDHLKPVFNWFSGKLDVILPGTNISLQFTIDQCASEPGKQGILSFLNAADMSIANILFEKKAFDPAMVSPILIPEFRDKVIADMYGKELTAVKFVHDSGAGGGVLDINEESQGTQKLFAFAGPWLDVLARGRVLVIDELDTSLHPLLVRHLVGLFHNPKTNPLNAQLLISTHDTTLLDPDIYRRDQIWFTEKDKLGATTLYSLSDFKPRKNEAFERGYLKGRYGAIPYIGEFSN, from the coding sequence ATGTTAATTGATTTCTCAGTTACCAATTTCCGGTCGATTCAAAAGAAACAGACTTTTAGTTTTGCTGCGGCTAAGGGTTCTGAGCTTGCTGAAACCAATACATTCCAATCACCAATTGCAAAGCTACCTAACTTGGTCCGTTCTGCGGTCATGTATGGAGCGAATGCTTCCGGCAAGAGCAATGTCCTTCGTGCTCTTGGGTTAATGCACTTTCTTGTTCTGAATTCGTTCAGCACCCTGTCAGAGGGACAGCCGATTCCTGTCGTACCTTTTATTTTCGACTCTGAGAGTTCAAAAGCCCCGTCAGAATTCGAAATCACCTTTATTGTTGATAGCGTCAGGTATCAATATGGCTTTGCTGCAACTCAACAGCGAATCCATGAGGAATGGCTTGTTGCTTATCCCGAGGGCAAACCTCAGCGCTGGTTTGAGCGCATCTTCGATCCGAAGACCTTTTCTTATGAATGGCAGTTCAGCAGGAGTTTTATTGGTCAAAAAGAAGTCATTAAAACAGCTACGCGGGCCAATGCCCTGTTTCTTTCAACCGCAATCCAGCTTAACAATGACCACTTAAAGCCGGTGTTCAACTGGTTCTCAGGCAAACTCGATGTGATTCTGCCGGGGACAAATATCAGCCTTCAATTCACAATTGATCAGTGTGCATCAGAACCTGGCAAGCAGGGAATTCTTTCGTTTCTTAATGCAGCGGATATGAGCATTGCCAATATCCTGTTTGAGAAAAAAGCATTTGATCCTGCAATGGTCTCCCCGATTTTGATCCCGGAATTTCGCGACAAGGTTATCGCCGACATGTATGGCAAGGAACTTACAGCGGTTAAATTTGTCCACGACTCAGGAGCTGGCGGAGGGGTACTTGACATAAATGAGGAATCGCAGGGCACACAAAAGCTTTTCGCCTTTGCGGGGCCGTGGCTGGATGTTCTTGCACGAGGCAGAGTGCTTGTCATTGACGAACTTGACACAAGCCTGCATCCCCTGCTGGTGCGTCATCTTGTGGGGCTATTCCATAATCCCAAGACCAATCCTCTGAATGCGCAACTGCTGATCAGTACACATGACACAACACTGCTCGATCCGGATATTTACCGACGCGATCAGATTTGGTTTACTGAGAAGGATAAACTTGGCGCCACAACGCTTTATTCCCTGTCTGACTTCAAGCCAAGAAAGAATGAGGCCTTTGAACGAGGGTATCTCAAAGGCCGCTATGGAGCAATTCCTTATATCGGAGAGTTTTCTAACTGA